A genomic stretch from Physeter macrocephalus isolate SW-GA chromosome 12, ASM283717v5, whole genome shotgun sequence includes:
- the LOC102991889 gene encoding lithostathine-like, which yields MMPSMGLPTLSWMLLSCLMLLSQDQGEDSQKKLPSARISCPKGSMAYASYCYALFTTPKTWMNADMTCQKRPSGYLVSVLSGTEGSFVVSLVKNNLKTISDVWIGLHDPTEGSEPNAGGWEWSNNDVLNYVAWEKNPSHNSNPGYCGSLSRSSGYLKWRDYNCYVNLPYVCKFKG from the exons ATGATGCCTTCCATGGGCCTCCCCACCCTGTCCTGGATGCTGCTCTCGTGCCTGATGCTCCTGTCTCAAGACCAAG gGGAAGATTCCCAGAAGAAACTGCCCTCTGCACGGATCAGCTGTCCAAAAGGCTCCATGGCCTATGCGTCCTACTGCTATGCCTTGTTTACAACACCTAAAACCTGGATGAATGCAGAC ATGACCTGCCAGAAGAGGCCCTCAGGATACCTTGTGTCTGTGCTCAGTGGGACTGAGGGATCCTTCGTGGTCTCCCTGGTCAAGAACAACTTGAAAACCATCTCAGATGTCTGGATTGGTCTCCATGACCCCACAGAA GGCTCTGAGCCAAATGCCGGTGGATGGGAGTGGAGTAACAATGATGTGCTCAATTACGTTGCCTGGGAGAAAAATCCCTCCCACAACTCAAACCCTGGTTATTGTGGGAGCCTGTCCAGAAGCTCAG GGTATCTGAAGTGGAGAGATTATAACTGTTATGTGAACTTACCCTATGTCTGCAAGTTCAAGGGCTAA